One Pseudocalidococcus azoricus BACA0444 DNA segment encodes these proteins:
- a CDS encoding GDP-L-fucose synthase family protein — MLDLTDQKILVTGGAGFLGQLVVKQLLQAGASKDNILIPRSKQYDLRSLEACQAVVKDQDIVIHLAAHVGGIGLNREKPGELFYDNLIMGTQLIHTAYQARVQKFVCVGTICAYPKFTPVPFKEENIWDGYPEETNAPYGVAKKALLVQLQAYRQQYGFNGIYLLPVNLYGPGDNFDPRSSHVIPALIRKVYEAQIRGDAEIPVWGDGSPTREFIYGDDAARGIVMGTVAYDDSEPVNLGTNFEISIKDLVELIVELMEFKGKIVWQPDQPNGQPRRCLDTERAKAAFGFTAQMDLRQGLKNTIDWYRQHAA; from the coding sequence ATGCTGGATTTAACGGATCAAAAAATTCTGGTTACGGGCGGCGCCGGCTTCTTAGGCCAGCTCGTCGTCAAGCAACTGCTCCAGGCCGGGGCGAGCAAAGACAATATCCTGATTCCCCGCTCGAAACAGTATGATTTGCGGTCTCTTGAAGCCTGCCAGGCCGTAGTCAAGGATCAAGATATTGTCATCCACTTGGCCGCCCATGTCGGCGGAATTGGCTTGAATCGGGAAAAACCCGGTGAACTCTTTTACGACAACCTGATCATGGGGACACAACTGATCCATACGGCATACCAGGCCAGGGTGCAGAAGTTTGTCTGTGTCGGGACGATTTGCGCCTATCCGAAATTTACCCCCGTCCCGTTTAAGGAAGAAAATATCTGGGATGGCTACCCGGAGGAAACCAATGCCCCCTATGGTGTGGCCAAAAAAGCCCTCCTCGTCCAACTCCAAGCCTACCGCCAGCAATACGGGTTTAACGGGATTTACTTGTTACCTGTGAACCTATACGGGCCGGGTGACAATTTTGATCCGCGCAGTTCCCATGTGATTCCAGCCCTGATTCGCAAAGTCTATGAAGCCCAAATTCGCGGTGATGCGGAAATTCCTGTTTGGGGGGATGGCAGTCCGACAAGGGAATTTATCTATGGGGATGATGCGGCCCGGGGGATTGTCATGGGAACGGTCGCCTATGATGACTCTGAGCCAGTGAATTTGGGGACTAACTTTGAAATTTCGATCAAGGATTTAGTCGAGTTGATTGTCGAGTTGATGGAGTTCAAAGGCAAAATTGTCTGGCAACCGGATCAACCCAATGGGCAACCACGGCGATGCTTGGATACGGAACGGGCTAAAGCTGCTTTTGGGTTTACAGCGCAGATGGATTTACGTCAGGGCTTGAAAAACACGATTGATTGGTATCGGCAACATGCTGCTTAA
- a CDS encoding Sll0314/Alr1548 family TPR repeat-containing protein, whose amino-acid sequence MPSQLSSINPKFRQTAQRALLTCAAIVLTHTSGAWAADPFRTGENSRPISDATSAVFVAVFRDGNYTKGRQLLPAALRASAQEPLTLTMAGGMAFLDGNWADLNRYANQTIQAAQKLSGQDPLRGNLYQAVGNFLLAAHDMSEGGSGPVAGAALALMRAQDVFGYLNQAKAINPNDPELNLIQGFIEWGVANNLGIFKIEDAITRLQTQAAPPYLSYRGVALAYRDLNQSQLALEAIEKAIAAAPNNPELIYLKAQILSQAGNKQASLSLFNQALTMSEQLPGDLVKQMKLERDQVQAALPQ is encoded by the coding sequence ATGCCTAGCCAATTGTCCTCGATCAATCCCAAATTCCGCCAGACTGCCCAACGTGCCTTATTGACTTGTGCGGCCATTGTACTCACCCATACCAGCGGGGCCTGGGCTGCGGATCCCTTTCGGACTGGGGAAAATAGCCGTCCCATTTCTGATGCTACGTCAGCGGTGTTTGTGGCAGTCTTTCGCGATGGAAACTACACCAAGGGTCGGCAACTCCTTCCCGCTGCGTTGAGAGCTAGTGCCCAAGAACCCTTAACGTTAACAATGGCGGGGGGGATGGCGTTTCTTGATGGCAACTGGGCAGACCTGAATCGCTATGCCAATCAAACCATTCAAGCGGCTCAAAAACTCTCAGGGCAAGACCCGCTTCGAGGCAATCTCTACCAGGCCGTGGGAAATTTTCTCTTAGCCGCTCATGATATGTCCGAGGGCGGATCGGGGCCAGTGGCCGGAGCAGCGTTGGCATTAATGCGGGCCCAAGATGTATTTGGCTATCTCAACCAGGCCAAGGCCATCAATCCCAATGATCCGGAGCTAAATCTGATTCAAGGCTTTATTGAATGGGGCGTGGCCAATAACTTGGGGATTTTCAAAATTGAAGATGCCATTACCCGTCTCCAAACTCAGGCCGCGCCCCCCTATCTCAGCTATCGAGGAGTAGCCTTGGCCTATCGCGATTTGAATCAGTCCCAATTAGCCCTCGAAGCCATTGAAAAAGCCATTGCTGCTGCCCCCAATAACCCAGAGTTAATTTATCTTAAGGCCCAGATTCTCAGTCAGGCGGGCAACAAGCAGGCTTCTCTCTCATTGTTTAATCAGGCCCTAACCATGAGCGAACAACTTCCGGGGGATTTGGTCAAACAAATGAAACTGGAGCGCGATCAGGTGCAGGCAGCCTTACCCCAGTAG
- a CDS encoding HAD family hydrolase, translating into MVDIICGGHRFSSIRGIIFDQDGTLAHSEAYLKTITFKRARLIDAQIPGVQDPLLSAFGLENGRLNPSGLQAVGTRQENLIAAAAYIAETGRPWLESLRIAQAAFAEVDSFMQVKADHTPVFPGILELVQGLHQTGLKLGVLSADVTVNVQAFLEKYDLADYFLVQKGTDHGPSKPDPTPFLQACELLGESPETVLMVGDADVDGQMARGAGAAGMIGVAWGWSIPPQLREVDVVIREMTAIQVME; encoded by the coding sequence ATGGTGGATATTATTTGTGGTGGGCATCGGTTTTCCTCAATTCGGGGCATTATTTTTGATCAGGATGGAACCCTGGCTCATTCGGAAGCTTATCTCAAAACCATCACCTTCAAGCGAGCCCGCCTCATTGATGCCCAAATTCCCGGAGTTCAAGACCCCCTATTATCCGCCTTTGGCTTGGAGAATGGCCGCCTTAACCCCAGTGGATTACAGGCCGTGGGCACCCGTCAAGAAAACCTAATCGCCGCCGCCGCCTATATTGCCGAAACAGGTCGCCCCTGGTTAGAGTCTTTGCGGATTGCCCAGGCCGCGTTTGCCGAGGTTGATTCCTTTATGCAAGTCAAAGCCGACCATACCCCGGTGTTTCCAGGCATTTTAGAACTCGTGCAAGGCCTCCATCAAACCGGATTAAAGCTAGGTGTTTTGTCCGCAGATGTCACCGTTAATGTGCAAGCATTTCTGGAAAAATATGACCTAGCCGATTATTTCTTAGTCCAAAAAGGCACAGATCATGGCCCCAGTAAACCCGATCCCACCCCCTTTCTCCAGGCCTGTGAATTGTTAGGAGAAAGCCCAGAAACTGTCCTGATGGTGGGGGATGCCGATGTGGATGGGCAAATGGCCAGAGGGGCCGGCGCGGCGGGAATGATTGGCGTGGCCTGGGGCTGGTCAATTCCTCCCCAACTCAGAGAGGTGGATGTAGTGATTAGGGAGATGACGGCAATTCAAGTGATGGAATAA
- the gmd gene encoding GDP-mannose 4,6-dehydratase, with product MPQPKRALITGITGQDGSYLTELLLEKGYEVHGIIRRTSTFNTDRIDHVYQDPHQEHPQLTLHYGDLADGTTLRKIIEQVQPDEIYNLGAQSHVRVSFDAPEYTVDTVGVGTLRLLEALRDYQQRTNAAVRYYQAGSSEMYGLVQAVPQSETTPFYPRSPYACAKVYAHWQTVNYRESYNLFACNGILFNHESPRRGETFVTRKITRAVARIVAGQQKKLYLGNLDAKRDWGYAKDYVRAMWLMLQQDQPDDYVIATGETYSVKEFLDLAFNHVNLKWEDYVEFDPRYLRPAEVELLIGDPAKAQAKLGWQPSVTFPELVALMVNADLQAVGVISNNGQAITSESVLDVVASRQLISKAD from the coding sequence ATGCCCCAACCTAAACGTGCCCTGATTACCGGGATTACTGGCCAAGATGGTTCTTACTTAACAGAGTTGCTGTTAGAGAAGGGCTATGAAGTTCACGGAATTATTCGCCGGACTTCCACCTTTAATACCGACCGGATTGATCACGTCTATCAAGACCCCCATCAAGAGCATCCTCAACTCACCTTGCATTATGGGGACTTGGCGGATGGGACGACCCTGCGGAAAATTATTGAACAAGTCCAGCCCGATGAAATTTATAACCTTGGGGCCCAATCCCATGTGCGGGTGAGTTTTGATGCCCCAGAATATACGGTGGATACGGTAGGTGTGGGGACGTTACGACTCCTAGAAGCACTCCGGGACTATCAGCAACGCACGAATGCAGCAGTCCGCTACTACCAGGCCGGGTCTTCGGAAATGTATGGCTTAGTCCAAGCAGTCCCCCAAAGCGAAACGACCCCCTTCTATCCCCGCAGCCCCTACGCCTGTGCCAAAGTTTATGCCCACTGGCAGACGGTGAATTACCGCGAGTCCTATAACCTGTTTGCCTGTAACGGGATTTTGTTTAACCATGAATCTCCACGGCGGGGCGAAACCTTTGTCACCCGGAAAATTACCCGGGCGGTGGCGCGGATTGTGGCGGGGCAACAGAAAAAACTGTACCTCGGGAATCTTGATGCCAAACGGGACTGGGGCTATGCCAAAGACTATGTCCGGGCGATGTGGCTGATGCTCCAGCAGGATCAACCCGATGACTATGTGATCGCCACTGGGGAAACCTACTCAGTCAAAGAATTCTTAGATTTAGCCTTCAACCATGTCAATCTGAAATGGGAAGATTATGTCGAGTTTGACCCCCGTTATCTGCGTCCGGCGGAAGTGGAATTATTGATTGGGGATCCGGCCAAAGCGCAGGCAAAACTTGGTTGGCAACCCTCGGTGACATTTCCAGAATTGGTGGCGCTGATGGTGAATGCGGATCTTCAGGCCGTGGGTGTCATCAGCAATAATGGTCAGGCAATTACCAGTGAGTCGGTGTTGGATGTGGTCGCAAGTCGGCAGTTAATCAGTAAGGCGGACTAA
- a CDS encoding aminotransferase class V-fold PLP-dependent enzyme, giving the protein MVLTASKITEIRQQFLALQSKTYLNFGGQGPLPNSAWEAIQNSYLHIQQAGPFCTKNYAYISSQIAALRQALSQELNITPESLALTDSVTTGCNIVLWGLDWRAGDHLLLTDCEHPGILAIGQQLQARFGIDLTVLPLLQQAQADSEHLVTCFRQALTPRTRLVALSHLLWNTGTTLPLQEIVAVCHQQGVLVLADAAQSVGMMSLDLPSLGVDFYAFTGHKWLCGPDGLGGLYIHPEQLGHLQPTYVGWRSIKNGPQGFPEAFQATAAKFEIATTAFPLVSGLTAALHFHHHVSPTSIRYQQICDLSRYLWQGLATIPGVRCLTSTPPPAGLVTFQLESGKHGALVEWLENQGILVRLLLFPNSVRACVHYMSLLRECDQLIGAVAEFTRG; this is encoded by the coding sequence TTGGTCTTAACCGCATCAAAGATTACGGAAATTCGACAGCAGTTTTTGGCATTGCAATCGAAAACCTATCTGAACTTTGGTGGTCAGGGGCCACTCCCAAACTCGGCCTGGGAGGCGATTCAAAACAGTTATCTCCATATCCAACAGGCCGGGCCATTTTGCACCAAAAACTATGCCTATATTTCCAGTCAAATTGCCGCCCTCCGCCAGGCCTTGAGCCAAGAATTAAACATTACTCCCGAGAGCCTCGCCTTAACCGATTCTGTGACAACGGGCTGCAATATTGTCCTCTGGGGCCTGGATTGGCGCGCTGGGGATCATTTGCTCTTGACAGATTGCGAACATCCAGGGATTTTAGCCATTGGTCAACAACTCCAGGCCCGCTTTGGGATTGATCTCACAGTTCTACCCCTCCTTCAACAGGCCCAGGCCGATTCAGAACACCTAGTCACCTGCTTTCGCCAGGCCTTGACTCCCCGAACGCGCCTAGTTGCCCTCAGTCATTTACTGTGGAACACAGGTACGACTTTACCCCTTCAGGAAATCGTTGCCGTTTGTCATCAACAGGGGGTGCTAGTTCTAGCTGATGCCGCGCAGTCCGTGGGGATGATGTCCTTGGATTTACCGAGCTTAGGGGTGGATTTTTATGCGTTTACGGGGCACAAATGGCTCTGTGGGCCGGATGGATTGGGAGGCTTATATATTCATCCTGAGCAGCTTGGACACCTGCAACCCACCTATGTCGGCTGGCGGAGTATTAAAAACGGCCCCCAAGGGTTTCCCGAAGCCTTCCAGGCCACGGCCGCCAAGTTTGAAATTGCCACCACTGCTTTTCCTTTGGTTTCAGGTTTAACCGCGGCCCTGCATTTTCATCATCACGTTAGCCCCACCTCCATCCGCTATCAACAGATTTGTGATTTAAGTCGCTATCTCTGGCAAGGCCTGGCCACCATTCCGGGGGTACGCTGCCTCACTTCAACCCCACCCCCAGCGGGCCTGGTGACATTTCAACTGGAATCGGGTAAACATGGGGCCTTAGTCGAATGGCTAGAAAATCAAGGCATTTTAGTCCGTCTTTTACTTTTTCCGAATTCCGTCCGGGCCTGTGTTCATTACATGAGTTTATTGAGGGAATGCGATCAGTTAATTGGGGCTGTGGCTGAATTTACCCGTGGTTAG
- the holA gene encoding DNA polymerase III subunit delta, giving the protein MPVYFYWGEDSYRLNQACQTLREKLVDPAWESFNFEKLPGEQSDTLIQAITQALTPPFGSGQRLVWVQETTVGQRCSAELLAELERTLPLIPDTSHLLLTSSAKPDGRSKAVKFLQQQAKFLEFSLIPAWKTEDLEQHIKTTAKGLGLELTLDAVELLIEAVGNDTRQLVNELEKLRLYLPPQTAITAQHVQDLVTTTTQNSLELASTILKGQVGKSLDLLGDLLRQNEPPLRLLASLTRQFRTWLWVKLLSDAKERDPQVIAKAAEIGNPKRVYFLQKEVQPLSRQSLEQALPLLLTMELQLKQGNDPQITLPMGIIQLCQCFGQAGRG; this is encoded by the coding sequence ATGCCCGTTTATTTCTATTGGGGCGAAGATAGCTACCGCCTGAACCAGGCCTGTCAAACCTTACGGGAAAAACTTGTGGATCCGGCTTGGGAGAGCTTTAATTTTGAAAAACTGCCCGGAGAGCAATCCGACACCCTGATCCAAGCCATCACCCAGGCCCTCACGCCCCCCTTTGGCAGCGGACAACGACTGGTTTGGGTTCAGGAAACCACGGTGGGGCAACGCTGTAGTGCCGAATTATTAGCTGAATTAGAACGCACCCTGCCCCTGATCCCGGACACCTCCCATCTTTTGTTAACCAGTAGTGCCAAGCCCGATGGCCGCAGCAAAGCCGTAAAATTTCTCCAACAACAGGCCAAGTTTCTCGAATTTAGCTTGATCCCGGCCTGGAAAACGGAGGATCTAGAACAGCATATTAAAACCACTGCCAAGGGCCTGGGCCTGGAACTCACCTTAGACGCAGTGGAATTATTGATAGAAGCGGTGGGTAATGATACGCGCCAACTTGTCAATGAACTGGAAAAACTCCGGCTCTATCTCCCCCCGCAAACGGCCATTACCGCCCAGCACGTCCAAGATTTAGTCACCACCACCACCCAAAACAGCTTGGAATTGGCCAGCACGATCCTCAAAGGGCAAGTCGGAAAATCCCTGGATCTCTTGGGCGACCTCCTGCGCCAAAATGAACCACCCCTGCGCCTTTTAGCCAGCCTCACCCGTCAATTTCGCACTTGGTTATGGGTTAAACTCCTCAGCGATGCCAAGGAACGGGATCCGCAAGTCATTGCCAAAGCGGCGGAAATTGGCAACCCGAAACGCGTCTATTTTCTCCAAAAAGAAGTCCAGCCCCTCAGCCGTCAAAGCTTGGAACAGGCCCTCCCACTCCTATTGACCATGGAGCTACAACTCAAGCAGGGCAACGATCCCCAGATCACCTTACCGATGGGGATTATTCAACTGTGTCAGTGCTTTGGGCAGGCTGGACGGGGTTAA
- a CDS encoding ATP-binding protein, which yields MADQHWQKSHKILSILASLSCRTKDLRNYLEAVAYGVSELLMMDWTVVTLCKENEEQLIASNLPLDPEDRVCDLHGTVTHTVVLTRQPLCVNDVREQPEFGELPEGYLSYLGVPLCTLEGEVMGTICSFNMQPRPFHPTEVETVKLFAERAATAIDNYLLYQAQQDFNQRLTEEVEKRTADLQQAQHQLVEQARLAAIGEFATMIVHELRNPLTTIKMGLNYFFKLALPAAAQERLTLALEEAHRLEMLLSEILLYAKPQTLNKSRFDLNFLGLEIQHILEDLPEAQGRAIMWQTGPQPVWIKGDRDKLKQVFFNVIQNACEAAPAHTPITCTIQVNNPAHRFNQQNLQQVTVTIQNWGEPIPATEIPKLTQPFYSRKPGGTGLGLAIVERILAAHQGRLEIYSNQDEGTRVLIQLKVEMDESG from the coding sequence ATGGCTGATCAGCATTGGCAGAAAAGTCACAAAATTCTCTCAATTCTGGCTTCCCTCAGTTGCCGTACCAAAGACTTAAGAAATTACTTAGAAGCCGTTGCTTACGGAGTCAGTGAGCTTTTGATGATGGATTGGACAGTGGTGACTCTTTGTAAGGAGAATGAGGAACAATTAATTGCCAGTAACCTTCCCCTTGATCCTGAAGATCGGGTTTGTGATCTCCACGGCACTGTCACCCATACAGTGGTCTTAACGCGCCAACCCCTCTGTGTCAATGATGTCCGAGAACAACCAGAATTTGGCGAACTCCCCGAAGGCTATTTATCCTATTTAGGTGTGCCTCTTTGTACCCTGGAAGGGGAAGTGATGGGGACAATTTGCTCATTTAATATGCAGCCGCGCCCATTTCATCCCACCGAGGTAGAAACAGTCAAGCTCTTTGCAGAACGGGCTGCCACGGCAATTGATAACTACTTGCTTTACCAGGCCCAGCAGGACTTTAATCAGCGTTTGACCGAGGAAGTGGAAAAACGAACAGCAGATCTCCAACAGGCCCAACATCAACTGGTAGAGCAGGCCCGTTTAGCGGCGATTGGCGAGTTTGCCACGATGATTGTTCATGAATTACGGAACCCCCTGACTACGATCAAAATGGGGCTGAATTACTTTTTTAAGCTTGCCCTACCAGCCGCAGCCCAAGAACGCCTCACCTTAGCCCTCGAGGAAGCCCACCGCTTAGAAATGCTCCTGAGTGAAATTCTGCTGTATGCCAAACCCCAAACCTTAAACAAGTCTCGCTTTGATTTGAATTTTCTGGGCCTGGAAATACAACATATTTTAGAGGATTTACCAGAAGCCCAAGGACGCGCGATCATGTGGCAAACTGGCCCCCAGCCCGTCTGGATTAAAGGAGATCGCGATAAGCTCAAGCAAGTTTTTTTTAATGTGATTCAAAATGCCTGTGAAGCAGCCCCAGCCCATACACCAATTACTTGCACGATTCAAGTTAACAACCCCGCGCATCGTTTCAATCAGCAAAATCTTCAACAAGTCACCGTCACCATTCAAAACTGGGGCGAACCGATTCCCGCAACTGAAATTCCCAAACTAACCCAACCTTTTTATTCTCGGAAACCAGGGGGAACCGGCCTGGGGTTGGCGATTGTAGAACGCATCTTAGCCGCCCATCAGGGACGTTTAGAAATTTATTCCAATCAGGATGAAGGCACTAGGGTTCTGATTCAACTTAAGGTTGAAATGGATGAATCAGGTTGA
- a CDS encoding YtxH domain-containing protein, with the protein MANQRSGFFLGGVLVGTAIGAVVGVLLAPRSGRETRSMLKKSADALPELVEDLADSLQIHTDRLSEAARVSWDDTLERLREAIQDGLEVSQQQRQALQTALDQPDVDETLDDEEVVKL; encoded by the coding sequence ATGGCTAATCAACGTTCTGGATTTTTCTTAGGTGGCGTTCTGGTCGGGACAGCGATTGGGGCAGTGGTCGGTGTGTTGTTGGCTCCCCGCTCTGGGCGCGAAACCCGCTCTATGCTCAAGAAATCTGCGGATGCCCTGCCAGAATTAGTCGAAGATTTAGCCGATAGCTTGCAAATTCATACGGATCGCCTTTCGGAAGCCGCGCGGGTCAGTTGGGATGACACTCTTGAACGACTGCGGGAAGCGATTCAAGATGGCCTGGAAGTGTCCCAACAACAACGGCAAGCCCTCCAAACCGCCCTCGACCAACCCGATGTGGATGAAACGCTGGATGACGAAGAAGTGGTTAAACTTTAG
- a CDS encoding response regulator transcription factor, translating to MTRRILLIEDEPKIARFIQLELESEGYEITVSHDGQAGLILAREHPLDLMIVDWMLPGLTGVEICRRLRATGNVMPVIMLTGRDDIPDRIAGLDAGADDYVIKPFSIEELLARIRARLRQKHPQESDWLEFEDLRVNQRTREVYRQQRPIDLTVKEFDLLTYLLSRPRQVFTREQILNQVWGYDFIGDSNIIEVYIRYLRLKLESTNQPRLIQTIRGVGYSLR from the coding sequence ATGACCCGCAGGATTTTACTGATTGAAGACGAACCCAAAATTGCTCGGTTTATTCAGTTGGAACTTGAAAGTGAGGGGTATGAAATTACAGTCAGTCATGATGGCCAGGCCGGATTAATTTTAGCCCGTGAGCATCCGTTAGATTTAATGATTGTCGATTGGATGTTACCAGGCCTAACGGGGGTAGAAATTTGTCGGCGGCTGCGGGCAACAGGGAATGTCATGCCAGTCATTATGTTAACGGGACGAGACGATATTCCGGATCGGATTGCCGGCCTGGATGCGGGTGCCGATGATTATGTGATTAAACCCTTCAGCATTGAAGAACTCTTAGCCAGGATTCGAGCCCGCTTACGGCAAAAACATCCCCAAGAATCGGATTGGTTGGAGTTTGAAGATTTACGGGTGAATCAACGCACCAGAGAAGTATATCGGCAACAACGGCCCATAGATTTAACCGTCAAAGAGTTTGATTTACTGACTTATTTATTATCTCGGCCGCGACAAGTCTTTACCCGTGAACAAATTCTCAATCAAGTCTGGGGTTATGATTTTATTGGCGACTCAAACATTATTGAAGTATATATTCGCTACTTACGATTAAAGCTAGAATCAACCAATCAACCGCGACTCATTCAAACAATTCGGGGTGTGGGCTATAGCTTACGATAA
- the csaB gene encoding polysaccharide pyruvyl transferase CsaB has translation MGNVKAHRPVLLCGYYGFGNGGDEALLAVLLQLLPADVTPIVLSANVSETQALHRVKAVDRRQLGKLLQTIRQCQGFIWGGGSLMQDATSAISPLYYGGLMLWAQLWGLKTVAWAQGIGPLTRPFSQWWTAWLLSRCSVVTVRDSQSAAWLQKRQVPSAQAPDPVWALTTIAYSEELPERRVAICLRPHSSLTSAGLSRLTEALIDFQKATDTFILLVPFQKSKDVPLATLLQAHLPKVSQTVYLENPQQLKGLFETVQMTIAMRLHALIMAAAAGSKCFALSYDPKVQVLAQELTLPHWILPDLPNTASEMTQAWLDLYSYGQALSPQRIQGICQATKTHQKALNIF, from the coding sequence TTGGGAAACGTAAAAGCTCACAGACCGGTTTTACTCTGCGGCTACTACGGGTTTGGCAATGGCGGAGATGAAGCCCTCTTAGCCGTCTTATTACAACTGTTGCCTGCGGATGTCACCCCAATTGTGTTATCGGCGAATGTATCCGAAACCCAGGCCTTGCACAGAGTTAAGGCGGTGGATCGGCGACAACTGGGCAAATTACTCCAAACTATTCGTCAATGTCAGGGCTTTATTTGGGGTGGTGGTAGTTTAATGCAAGATGCAACCAGTGCCATCAGTCCGCTCTATTACGGGGGTTTAATGCTCTGGGCCCAACTCTGGGGCTTAAAAACCGTGGCCTGGGCCCAGGGAATTGGACCATTGACCCGACCCTTTTCTCAATGGTGGACGGCTTGGCTATTGTCCCGCTGCTCAGTGGTGACAGTCCGAGATTCCCAGTCGGCGGCTTGGTTGCAAAAACGTCAGGTTCCCTCCGCCCAGGCCCCCGATCCCGTTTGGGCATTAACCACCATTGCATACTCTGAAGAGTTACCCGAGCGACGGGTTGCCATTTGCTTACGTCCCCATAGTTCTCTAACGTCCGCTGGATTATCGAGGCTGACGGAGGCTTTAATAGATTTTCAAAAAGCAACAGATACGTTTATTCTCCTTGTCCCCTTCCAAAAATCTAAGGATGTTCCCCTGGCAACTCTCCTCCAGGCCCACCTGCCCAAAGTGAGTCAAACAGTCTATCTAGAAAATCCTCAGCAACTCAAAGGCTTGTTTGAGACAGTCCAAATGACCATTGCCATGCGTCTTCATGCCTTGATTATGGCGGCGGCGGCAGGTTCTAAATGCTTTGCCCTCAGTTATGATCCCAAGGTACAGGTTCTGGCCCAAGAACTAACCTTACCCCATTGGATTTTGCCCGATTTACCGAACACTGCTAGTGAAATGACCCAGGCCTGGTTAGACCTTTATAGCTACGGTCAAGCCCTCTCTCCCCAACGCATCCAAGGCATCTGCCAGGCCACTAAAACCCATCAAAAAGCTCTGAACATTTTCTGA
- a CDS encoding ABC transporter ATP-binding protein: protein MLKLKQLSYHPPATPQAILRDISLELAPQQLGLIIGPSGSGKTTLLEILAGLASPTAGKIFWHTQELTPQHLQQLAGLVFQFPDRYFCGGTILEELRLGHPEIPLDRVEQALDSVGLSDLPFHTRPQSLSGGQQRRLALAVQLIRQPYLLLLDEPTAGLDWSMRQQLISLLGKLKQDWSLLIVTHEAPELQTIADSTWHLDHGTLTDTVPLMTA from the coding sequence TTGCTTAAATTAAAACAACTCTCGTACCATCCTCCAGCAACCCCCCAGGCCATTTTGCGGGATATTTCCTTGGAGTTGGCACCTCAGCAGCTAGGACTGATCATTGGCCCCAGTGGTTCCGGGAAGACAACCCTGTTGGAAATTTTGGCGGGCCTGGCCTCTCCCACCGCAGGGAAAATTTTTTGGCATACCCAAGAGTTAACCCCACAGCATTTACAACAACTGGCGGGCCTGGTGTTTCAATTTCCAGATCGCTATTTTTGTGGCGGGACAATCTTAGAGGAACTTCGCCTTGGACATCCAGAAATTCCCCTCGATCGCGTCGAACAGGCCCTCGACTCAGTTGGACTATCAGACTTACCTTTCCATACCCGCCCCCAGTCCCTCAGTGGTGGTCAACAACGGCGTTTGGCTTTGGCTGTTCAACTCATTCGTCAACCCTACTTGCTACTTTTGGATGAACCCACGGCTGGCCTGGATTGGTCAATGCGCCAACAACTTATTTCTTTGCTTGGGAAACTAAAGCAGGACTGGAGTTTGTTGATTGTTACCCATGAAGCCCCAGAACTGCAGACCATTGCTGACTCCACTTGGCATCTGGATCATGGCACTCTGACTGATACTGTTCCTCTGATGACGGCTTGA